Proteins encoded by one window of Cannabis sativa cultivar Pink pepper isolate KNU-18-1 chromosome 4, ASM2916894v1, whole genome shotgun sequence:
- the LOC115713621 gene encoding uncharacterized protein LOC115713621: MWVIWTDRNKINHGESRHDGLVLANYATNYMRNYQKTKNHPTAVSEPTVPAPTTTLPTEGIPWKLRNMFGLKFNVDAAVNPISKVLGVGAIVKNHKGEVIVAMSKPVQGCFISDEIEAKTLFHALNWISQLALPVTLVEADALRVSNFLNHEIWDLSCFSNLIFDVHCLLSSFPSIVISHVKRSANQTAHGLAKHALGLDVDTCWMGEIPYPIFSVVVKDCGL, encoded by the coding sequence ATGTGGGTTATTTGGACTGACCGAAACAAAATTAATCATGGTGAATCAAGGCATGATGGTTTGGTTTTAGCTAATTATGCTACAAACTACATGAGAAATTATCAAAAGACAAAAAACCATCCCACTGCTGTTAGTGAACCGACCGTTCCAGCACCAACTACAACTCTACCAACTGAAGGAATTCCTTGGAAACTACGTAATATGTTTGGATTGAAGTTTAATGTCGATGCTGCGGTTAATCCTATTTCTAAGGTTTTGGGAGTTGGTGCAATCGTCAAGAACCATAAGGGTGAAGTCATTGTGGCTATGTCGAAACCTGTCCAAGGTTGCTTCATATCAGATGAAATAGAGGCAAAAACTCTCTTCCATGCACTTAATTGGATATCTCAACTGGCATTGCCGGTTACTCTTGTGGAAGCTGATGCTCTTCGTGTCTCCAATTTTTTAAATCATGAAATTTGGGATTTatcttgtttttcaaatttaatcttTGATGTTCATTGTCTTCTATCCTCTTTCCCTAGTATTGTTATCTCTCATGTTAAGAGATCTGCTAACCAAACTGCTCATGGGTTAGCCAAACATGCTTTGGGGTTGGATGTTGACACTTGTTGGATGGGAGAAATTCCTTATCCTATTTTCTCTGTTGTTGTAAAAGATTGTGGTTTATAA